Genomic window (Tamandua tetradactyla isolate mTamTet1 chromosome 3, mTamTet1.pri, whole genome shotgun sequence):
CTTCAGTAGCAGGATGATGCTTCATTGGGATGGGCCAACAATGGAGGGCATGgattttctattctttgaaagaaaatagaCCACCCTTTGTCATGTTTAGAAGctctatttaaatgtaaatgattacCTGATTACATCAGGTTTCTAAAAGTGTAGGCTATGACACAAATTTGGTATGAATTAATTCATCCCAGTTTCTAAATCAACTTAGTGTAGTCGCTGATTTCCTCAATTGGATATTTTCTCTCTGACTCATATTTTCTTAGCTACATGTCAAGAGCAGCTTCCTTGGTCTTGGACAATCAGGTGCTCAGGCTATGTTCTTACTTTGGCTTGACTAAGAGTCATTGCAGCTCCTGTCTCCATATTCCacagagacatttaaaaaatctttatctcCTTGCACATGAGTGTGCATAAAGACTATGATATGATGGGTCCTTGATCAGTTTTGCACATTTACCTTGTTTTTCTTCCAATTAGGTGGAGAATTACTCTGAGAAACTAGCAAATGTAAAACCAAAACACTTTTGCCATTTTTAAGAATGATGCTAGAGCAAAAACAAAGGGACGCCTAAAGCTCAGACAGAACAACTCTTATTCAGTCACCTCACACCTTCAGCCTAATTCTGGGTCCATGAACATCAACAAGAGCTGGACACACCTCTGCCCACACCCTGTCTCAACCTAAGCCAGCACACACCGTTTCTACACCCACGCCCCTGCTTGCCTGACCCGATCATGACCCCTTTCAAAGATCACTTTCTCTGAGAAATAGTTTCTTTTGAAGGCTATGCTCCTTCACTTGAGATCAGAAAAGGAAAGATTTAAGGTACATTTGAAAATGCACTACATGCCTTTTAAGAATATCCTTTTCAGGTGTGGATTGAAGTAAAACACCTGCGTTCCTTCTCCTGTGCAACAACAGGAGTTAGAGTCGTGTCCCTTCAACCAAAACCAATGATAGGAGGTGAGATGTGGGTATTTTTtggaatatataataatattccattgactttaaagaaataaatgtcatatGCAGTCAGACATAGAAATCGACCTTGGGTAAATACTGTTGTTCTGAGAGCTGTTTCTGATTGTGAATGTTTCTTCCCTGGGTATTGGGCACATAATGCAATTCAGTGCAActttgatagaaaaaaaaaaaagaatttgacaataGAGGAGATTCTTCCCAacaaactttatttatttaacttggtTGAATTTGTGGAACACAAAAGTTTCTTTTACAGTAAGATGACAAGGTAAAAAAGATCTTTAACCATTATTTTATGGTAcagtattcattttattttcagcaaGTGCTGGGTATAAAAATATAGTAGAAACTATATGTAATATCTGGGCAATGAAAAGAAGTGTAGGCGCAGAAATTGGGTAAGAGAATTACAGAGAAGCAAAGAAGTTAGTAACTATGATTCCATTTTCTGAGTTCAACACAGAAACTGTTTTTCCAGCAACTGGGCCGTCTCGTTTTCATTGTTCTCActgtttatatgaaattataGATTTGTGATGTGATAGACAGGAAGTTTAAATTGTCAGCCCTTGAGGTCACATGAGTGACTTCCAGGTCATGGACgagaaaggaagaaggatgaAGGAAAGTCTTACCAATGGGGCACGCAAAATCCCAGAAAATTCTACCAGAAGCTGAGCTGGACTTCCTAGCAGCAGCATTGCCTCTTGCAGCAGCACTTCTGCTGGCAGCAGCACTTCTGCTGGCAACAGCCCTTTCCACCACCGCAGGAGCCGCAGCCGCACGAGCCGCAGGAGCGGCGGCAGCAGACGACCACGGGGGTGCTGCAGCAGCCCCCACAGCAGCCGGCGCAGCAGGGGCAGCAGGCGGAGCAGCAGCCCACCCGGTAGCGCCTGCAGGTGGTGCAGCTGCCGCAGCCACCGCCACAGCCACCACCGCAGCCACCGCCGCAGCCACCGCCGCAGCCACGGCTGCAGCCACCACAACCTCCACAGCCACAGCAACCCATGGTGTCAGTAGAGAGGACTTGGTGAGTGAGGGGAGAAGAGTTAGCAGAGGTGAATGAGGACTGATGTTTGCCTCTGCCAGGGAGCCCTTAAATACTCCATCTGGAGGCTTGCACGTGACATGGAGTCATTACCTGGTTGTTATTTTGACCAGGTCCTGTGGCAGCCTCCtacttcctgttttttaattcctcATGGGTGCAAACAACTCGATTAAGTTGCTTATTTAACTTGTGATAAATTCACTTCTGTTTTGGAAATGGAATCAGAACTGATGGAGGTATTTAATAGAAGACTGCACTTGTTCAATACTCCTACTTGAAAATACGGTATTTTTTGAATGATATGAATGAGCTAACCTgaggaaatccagttttccctcttcttttgcTGATCAGTAATAGCCTCCCAGATGAAAGTTACATTACTTTAATTTTATCTGTCATTTAGTCTAACTGTATACATTTTATGCACTTAACACATgtaatcctctttttaaaaatctataaattagGTTtagttctagtttgcaagctgccggaatgcaatataccaggaacagaatgactttttaaaaaggggaattcattaagttgcaagagtacagttgtaaggctatgaaaatattcaaattaaggcaccaatatgaaggttaccttccctcaagaaagactgatgatgttcagggtttctctctcaactggaaaagcacatggcaaacaaaaaGCACTGACTACTTCAGATAACACGGTCACAACTTCTCTAGGTGGGAACAAAGATTCCATTTATAGCCTGGCAATGGATCAACTGGAAACTATCATTAGATCAGCATCCACTGGGAAGGTGTTAAGAGTGTGGGACCCAAGAACATGTGCAAATTAATGAAGCTTAACGAGCACACAGATAATGTAAAAGCATTGCTATTGAATTGAGATGGCACACAGTGCCTTTCTGGCAGTTCTGAATGGACAGCTTACCTTTGGTCCCTTGGAAAGTAGATATGTATTGCAACACACTGAGTCCATGATCAAGGCTCTGCAAGTCAATGATGGCTTAGCACATGTATTCTGGAGGAGGATTTATTTTCAGAGACCTGGACATCGGGGTGCTAATTTGTGAAGAAAAAGCACCAGTTCTCAAGATGGAGCTTGGCAGGTCAGCTGATCCTCCTTCTGCAATCTAGTTGGCAGCACCAAGTCTACAGTAAATAAATGAACACTGAAGAAAATTTGTAATTTTAGAGCCCCTGGAGATGATGACAATGACTGAGCAAATCCTGTAACACCTCTTTGTACACAGCCCAACCAGGCTATTAAAGAGGGTGCCAGTATTAGTCAGTGCCACATTCGTAATGAGAAGAGACATTTACCAACCAAAGAGACCAATGATAATGTGGCATATTGGGATGCTTTGAAGTCATGTAAAGTTGAAGAGCTGGGTAAAGTAAGTTTTtgaagatgaaattaagaaaaggtTTAAAATGGTATATGTGCCAAATTGGTTCTCAGTAGACTTAAAAATAAGGATGTTGACTATTACTTTGGATGAGAGTGACTGTTTTACTGCTTGGGTTTCTGAGAAAGATGCTAGCTTCAGCAGTCCAGGTGGGTTAGATCCAAACTTGGACTTAGAAGGACTTTTACCCCAGGCACTCCTAGAATATTGGCTAGTACCCGTGAATCCAATGGACGTAGAAGAAGATGAAGTAAACTGTGTAAACGGGAAGCAAAagaaccaagtgcaaaagggaaatGGATATTTTCAAGTGCTCTGCCCCCGACCTGTGGTCTTTAGTGAAGTTGGAGGCCCCACACTGCTCAGGCTGCTCTGCCGAGATCCCTGGGGTGAGGCTGAGTCATGCTTCTTGATGAGATGATGCTGCAATGGGCAATTAGCATCATCATGGAGAAAAATATGTCCAAATTCAACAAAATTCCTTTCTGCCTCCAACGTCATGCATCATTGGGAGCAAAAATCTTGAGAAAAAATAGACTGTCTGCTAGTGACATGCTCCATGCCCAGAAAGTAATGGAATGTGTTTATGAGAACTTGGATAATGAGTCTTAAACCACCAGCTCTTCTAAAAACGACAAACCTGgagaataggaaaaaagaagatattaCTGCATTGGCAGAGGAGAAGATTGAAGTTTTGTGCCAGTACTAGGTTTTGGATCCAAATATGGACCTTTGAACCTGAAACATTTCATACAGAAGAATGGTGGTGAGCTTACCCTCCATTACCATCAGAAGTCCATGCAAAGGATGGGCAAACGCTCCTGGGTATTCCTTTACTGACCTTCCTGTTTGGGCCCAAGAGCACGCCTAGGAAGCCCAATGGGAGCACAACTTCCAACTGCTGATTTGATATGGACTGATATTATCCTTCAATTAAAGTGACTAGTTGAGATGTACTATAAACCAGTCTCTCCGTGTAGCAGCAGAGTACAAGAGCTCAGGAGCAGACTGTGTCCTCAAGATGTACATGAAACTGATGACAGGCCAGTGCAGATTTTGCTTCTGGCTTTCATTTCAAAGGACGTTATCTTTGTCTGTTAGCCCTTGTTAGAGGCAACATCAGTTGGGCCACATCAGTCACTGTTTCAACTTCGAACCTACGTGCTCTCTAGTTTTTCTAAGAGAGTACAATCCATTCATGCAGTACCTGTGGAGGCTTTTTCCAAgtctgtcattaaaaaaaattgttttcaccCCTTAAAGACAGTTATTTTTAGTGGTAATTTGCTGTTGTACAATtcaaaagccagcccatttcataAAAAGTGGCAATAGtgggcttatttaaaaaaaaacaccctcaaaatagcaacaaaaaatatAGCAGTGGacaaaatgaatgcaaaattgCACAATAAAATAAACAGGGCTTATGGGGAAAAATGAGTTTGGGCCGTAACACTCAAAACTTCATCACTGACACCTTGAAAGAACATAGGAACCTAATAAAAATAGTAGCACATtcatgagccttgaaaacattatgctaagtgaaataagccagacacaaagggacaaatatctTATAATGTTATGTGATATCTAGAACAGGAAAatacacagagacagaaaatagactagaggttaccagggctggaaaaaaaaaggaagagggagttattgcttgaactttggaaatgatgaaaaagttctagAAATAGAGGTGATGACTATACATCATTGTGAATGTAcctaatgccactgaattatacacaaAAAAGTAGTTAAAATAGTAGATCTCATTATATATGTTTTACCTCaatagaaaagggggaaaaagaaataaatgctatAATAAATATGGCACTTTCCTGTAAAAAGACCTGAGTTTGCTTGTGGACACGGGCATCAGAATGGTTGTAGCTTGTGAGCTCTCACGTGGTGGAAGGAAGGTTTTCTGAAATCTGATGGAGGTTGTTACTGCAGATGTGGAAGGGTGTGGTTCCAGCAGCACGTGGGGTGGATGGAGGTCGGTGGTGGATatttgaggtgtgtgtgtgtacgtactTTGTGTATTCCTACATGGCTCGGTTAGATGAGTGCTGTTTTCTGTATTCACTTGATGTTTCTCATGGACAGAATCACGCATAAGCCAAATGTTGTCTCAGATTGTTCCCTGATTTATCAATCACATTAGaacaaatttgcatttttaaaacaagggtttACCAGGACTGACTGTATTATATGTATGGTAGGTGCTAGGGGTTTAATTAATTGATCCCTTGGATGTTTTCACTTGACTTTCTGTTTTAGGGCTCTTCATATTAGATTATTATGTGTCTGCCTATTTTGGTGGACTTTATGTGCTTCTTTATGGCCAGGTCCATCCCACATCCATCTTACTCTCATTAGTGCTACACGGTGTCTGGAATTTAGTAGATGATTATTAAACTTTTGCAAAATTGATACAAAGAACAATACAGTGTTGTCCCTGCCCTCAAGGTGTTCTCAGTCCTGAACTGAGCTGTCCAATATGATAACCACTCACCACATATGGGCTATTAAAGTTCAAATTAAACAGTGTAAAAAATTCTGTTGCTCAGTGGGgtgtttgaagctatatgtacaccaaaaaaacacttttaagtataatccattcctgtgggtgtaaacccattatgTGTGTAAATCTCATTTTTATCCCCCCTTGAGCAGGCactggaattgaattgaattgcctgctgagccaccatggcctgccctttacacctcatttttttttctttgttatgaaacatatccacatacaacacaaacattcttaccgtatgattattccattcttgttatataatcaataactcacaatattatcacatagtatattcatcatcatgatcatttcttagaacatttgcatcaattcggaaaaggaaataaaaagaaaacagaaaaaaattcatacataccataccccttacccctccctttcattgatccctagcatttcaatccactaaatttattttaacatttgttccccctattatttatttatttttaatccatatattttactcatctgtcaataagatagataaaaggagcatcagacacaaggttttcacaatcacacggtcacattgcaaaagctatatcattatacaatcatcttcaagaaacatggctactggaacacagctctacattttcaagcagttccctccagcccctccatcacaccttaactaaaaaggtgatatttatttaatgcgtaagaataatctccaggataacctctcgactctggaatctctcagccattgacactttattttgtctcatttcactcttcctctttttggtcaagaaagttttcttaatcccttgatgctgagtcacagctcattctagaatttctgtcccacgttgccaggaaggtttacacccctgggagtcatgtcccacgtagagaaggggagagcagtgagtttgcttgttgtgttggctgagagagagagaggccacatctgagcaacagaagacaTTCTCCTGGGGTGattgttaggcctaattttaagtaggcttagtctgtcctttgcagggttaagtttcatatgaacaaaccccaagattaggggctcagcctattgctttgactgtccgcactgcttgtgagaatatcaagaattctctacttggggaagttgaattctccccttttctcaccattcccccaaggggacttcgcaaatatttttctattcactgttcaaatcactctggaatttattggtgcatcactctggacaaacctacaaaatctcataccctactcaaggttccatgtactatggtgttcaattaagctgttctcataagttatattagggaatgcactagtcaaaatacaaattttgcaccaaataaacattttttgctttcgtctcacacataagctaaagttttaaaatagtaattaccatctattttcagcaccctgcagtattgacattcctttgttctcccccatgcaaaaacattttaaaatttgtacgtttagtcactatcattatacactctaggcattcctagattataccatctcagtctttgtcatctatctttccttctgatttcatttgtgcccccaaccctcccccatctatcattctcacattcagcttcattcagtatacacctcattttgatgaggctacttcagttaaggtgtgactcatcTCATTGAGAATAggacttaatcctattcctggagtccttcataaatggaatgaatatacagaaaaaggggaaaagccatgcaagcaagaagctgaaagcaatgaaacccaaatgagaagggtgagaccagcagacactgccatgcgcctttgccatgtgacagaggaaccaaagatcaccagcaaGCAGTGTTGGGGAACAAAGCATttccttgataatgccttgatttgaacattttctcagcctcaaaacagcaaactaataaatccccattgttcaagatgaaccatttcatggtatatgtttaagcagcctaggaaactaaaactctAGCCATATTTTAAGTACTCAGTAACCACATATGAcaagtggctaccatattggctAGAACAGAATAGAATAtctccatcatcacagaaagttttaTTGATCAGTGCTGGTCCATGCTCTAGTGGATGGAGAGTCTAGACTCTAGCAGATGGAGATTATAGCTCCCTCCTTAATCTGATCATTCTCAgaagaaacaaacacacacacacacaaagagaaagagaaagaggattcCATATTGGGGAAAATATCTTTGCAAACATTTGAGACCAAAGGTCTtcagaaaaattttatttgtaaaacagCTAGTTCCTTGCAATAAAGTTCAATGTATTCAACTTAGGAGTAAACAGTATACAAAGAAAGTGAAACTCTGCCAAGGAGACCTCAACAAGAAAGACTACATGCTACTGTTTCAAGTCTTCCAAGCAGAGTCATTTTTAGCAAAGTAGATTGAACAGAAATTGCCAGAAAGGTTGGGGGAAAACATAGAATTACGTCTCATAAAAGAGATGAGAGCatttaaagaaagagagattcaTCAATAACATATTGTGGAGAAATCATCATATTAGGTGCCTGAGAGCATACACTGGACTTAACCACCTGACGGCCATTAGGTACTTGAATTAGAACAGTTCAGTTGAGTGGTTGTCTAGAGAGGAGTGGAGaaattgcatgtgtgtgtgtgtgtgaagatttttattataataagttaaaaaacattaaaactcaGTAAATACACaatacattttttgcttttaaaataatgcacAAATCTTTATACAAATTCTGGGAGAAAATTACAATGAGGACAGTAGTTATTTCAGTAAGGTGCGCTTGTgggtaatatttattttctttatatttctgtgtatttttcaaattttctacatGAACATACAGAATTTTCATGCTCAGAAAAGCAAAAATTctgttaaatatgtatatatttacaccAAAAATTATCAGTCATTACCTTTAAATCGTGAAATTATAGataatgcttttttctttgtatttttctgtattttaaagatGTACCACAGACAAAAAGCCTGTTTGGCTTTATTTAGATTTATAATTTCCTaacacatttgttctagtttgcttgctgcaggaatgcaatataccagaagcagaatggcttttttaaaaggggaatttaataagtttcaaatttacagttcgaaggccgagaaaattccaattaaaacaagtctatagaactgtccaatttaaggcatccagggaaagatactttggttcaagaaggccaatgaagttcagggtttctctctcaagtgagaaggcacatggtgaacacagtcagagtttctctctcagctggaaaggcacatgtgaacATGGTCAAGTTccatctctcatctggaagggcacatggtgaacatggtgtcatctgctagcttcttctcctggcttcctgtttcatgaagctccccaggagacattttccttcttcatctccaaaggtcactggctggtggactctgcttctcatggctatgtcattctgctctgctctctctgaatctctttcattctccaaaatgtttcctcttttataggactccagaaacttatgaagacccacccaaatgggtggtgacatgtCGTCA
Coding sequences:
- the LOC143676603 gene encoding small cysteine and glycine repeat-containing protein 9-like, coding for MGCCGCGGCGGCSRGCGGGCGGGCGGGCGGGCGSCTTCRRYRVGCCSACCPCCAGCCGGCCSTPVVVCCRRSCGSCGCGSCGGGKGCCQQKCCCQQKCCCKRQCCC